A region of Silvimonas iriomotensis DNA encodes the following proteins:
- a CDS encoding nitrate reductase subunit alpha: MSHFLDRLTYFSQKREPFSNGHGELRAEDRQWEEAYRLRWQHDKIVRSTHGVNCTGSCSWKIYVKGGIVTWETQQTDYPRTRPDMPNHEPRGCSRGASYSWYLYSANRIKYPMIRGRLLRLWREARKTLAPVEAWKSIVEDPAKTQQYKEIRGRGGFVRATWEEANEIVAAANIHTIKTWGPDRVVGFSPIPAMSMVSYAAGGRYLSLLGGTLMSFYDWYCDLPPSSPQTWGEQTDVPESADWYNSAFIIAWGSNVPQTRTPDAHFFVEARYNGTKIVAVTPDYSEVAKLSDIWLHPKQGTDAALGMAMGHVILTEFFVQRTVPYFDDYCRRLTDLPMLVQLKKQGEHWVADRFLRASDFADHLGQANNPDWKTVGFDETSQRFVAPQGSIGYRWGQQVEGDLGKWNLEQKDGAGAEVKLALSLQAHRDDVLGVAFPYFGAQEHEYFTHNDQGGDVLVRHVPVKRVGETLVTTVFDLMCANYGVDRGLGGQAAGSYDDDIAYTPKWQEKITGVPPEKVIEVARQFAQSAEKTEGRSMVIIGAAMNHWYHQDMNYRAAINMLMLCGCIGKSGGGWAHYVGQEKLRPQTGWTALAFALDWARPPRHMNSTSFFYAHTDQWRYETLTTAEVLSPLADTGRYGKTLIDCNVRAERMGWLPSSPQINTNPLSVAAKAAAAGVEPKDWLVQQLQSGQTRMACEDPDAPENFPRNLFVWRSNLFGSSGKGHEYFLKHFVGAQHGIQQGDMGETGGEKPEEVVWHDKAPEGKLDLITTLDFRMSTTCLYSDIVLPTATWYEKNDLNTSDMHPFIHPLSAAVDPIWQSRSDWEIYKGFAKKFSELVPGHLGLEKDLVLVPLQHDTPGELAQPFDVLDWKKGECELVPGKTAPNMVVVERDYPNVYKRFTALGPLMKKLGNGGKGINWNTEHEVDGLGKLNRIVTEEGISKGLPRIETDIDAAETIMQLAPETNGEVAVKAWQALEKFTGRQHSHLADVREDEKIRYRDIQAQPRKIISSPTWSGIESEHVSYTAGYTNVHELIPWRTLSGRQQFYQDHRWMIDFGEGLVSYRPPIDTRTVAPLKGKHANGFPEITLNFITPHQKWGIHSTYTDNLIMLTLSRGGPIVWLSEVDAKKVGIEDNDWIELFNVNGAIAARAVVSQRVKEGMCMMYHAQEKIVNVPVSEVTRHRGGIHNSVTRAVLKPTHMIGGYAQLSYGFNYYGTVGSNRDEFVIVRKMNRVNWADADEDHVKGLDPDKAT, encoded by the coding sequence ATGAGTCATTTTCTTGATCGCCTGACCTATTTCAGCCAGAAGCGCGAGCCGTTTTCCAATGGCCATGGCGAGTTGCGTGCCGAAGACCGGCAGTGGGAAGAGGCCTATCGCCTGCGCTGGCAGCACGACAAGATCGTGCGCTCTACCCATGGCGTGAACTGTACGGGCTCCTGTTCCTGGAAAATCTATGTCAAGGGCGGGATTGTGACGTGGGAAACCCAGCAGACCGACTACCCGCGCACGCGCCCGGATATGCCCAATCACGAGCCGCGCGGATGCTCACGCGGGGCGTCGTACAGCTGGTATCTGTACAGCGCCAACCGCATCAAATACCCCATGATCCGTGGCCGCTTGCTGCGGTTGTGGCGCGAGGCGCGCAAAACACTGGCGCCGGTAGAGGCCTGGAAATCCATCGTGGAAGACCCGGCCAAAACGCAGCAATACAAGGAAATCCGCGGGCGGGGCGGCTTTGTGCGGGCAACGTGGGAAGAAGCCAACGAGATCGTCGCCGCCGCCAATATCCACACCATCAAGACCTGGGGGCCAGACCGGGTTGTCGGGTTCTCGCCCATTCCGGCCATGAGCATGGTCAGCTATGCCGCTGGCGGCCGTTACCTGAGCCTGCTGGGCGGCACGCTGATGTCGTTTTACGACTGGTACTGCGACCTGCCGCCGTCCAGCCCGCAAACCTGGGGCGAGCAAACCGATGTGCCGGAATCGGCCGACTGGTACAACTCTGCCTTCATCATTGCCTGGGGTTCCAACGTGCCGCAAACGCGCACGCCGGACGCCCATTTCTTTGTCGAGGCCCGCTACAACGGCACCAAGATTGTGGCGGTGACGCCGGATTACTCTGAAGTCGCCAAGCTGTCTGATATCTGGCTGCACCCCAAACAAGGCACGGATGCCGCGCTGGGCATGGCCATGGGTCATGTCATCCTGACCGAGTTTTTCGTGCAGCGGACCGTGCCCTACTTTGATGACTACTGCCGCCGCCTGACCGATCTGCCCATGCTGGTGCAGCTAAAAAAACAGGGCGAACACTGGGTGGCAGACCGCTTCTTGCGGGCTTCTGATTTTGCTGATCATCTGGGCCAGGCCAATAACCCGGACTGGAAAACAGTCGGTTTTGACGAAACCAGCCAGCGTTTTGTCGCGCCGCAAGGCTCGATTGGTTATCGCTGGGGTCAGCAGGTAGAAGGCGATCTGGGCAAATGGAACCTGGAGCAAAAAGACGGCGCCGGGGCCGAGGTAAAACTGGCGCTGAGTTTGCAGGCGCACAGGGATGACGTCCTTGGCGTGGCCTTCCCCTACTTTGGCGCACAGGAACACGAATACTTTACCCACAACGATCAGGGTGGCGACGTCCTGGTGCGGCATGTGCCGGTCAAACGCGTGGGCGAGACCCTGGTCACCACGGTGTTTGACCTGATGTGCGCCAATTACGGGGTGGATCGGGGTCTGGGTGGCCAGGCCGCCGGCAGCTACGACGATGACATTGCCTACACCCCGAAGTGGCAGGAAAAGATCACCGGTGTCCCGCCGGAAAAAGTGATCGAAGTCGCCCGCCAGTTTGCGCAGAGCGCCGAGAAAACCGAAGGCCGCAGCATGGTGATCATCGGCGCGGCCATGAATCACTGGTATCACCAGGACATGAACTACCGCGCCGCCATCAACATGCTGATGCTGTGCGGTTGTATTGGCAAAAGCGGCGGCGGCTGGGCGCATTACGTGGGCCAGGAAAAACTGCGCCCGCAAACCGGCTGGACCGCGCTGGCGTTTGCGCTGGACTGGGCCCGCCCGCCACGCCATATGAACAGCACGTCGTTCTTTTACGCCCATACCGATCAATGGCGTTACGAGACCCTGACCACGGCCGAAGTGCTCTCGCCGCTGGCCGACACCGGCCGTTATGGCAAGACGCTGATCGACTGCAACGTGCGCGCCGAACGCATGGGCTGGCTGCCTTCATCGCCGCAGATCAACACCAACCCGCTCAGCGTGGCCGCCAAAGCCGCCGCGGCCGGGGTCGAGCCCAAAGACTGGCTGGTGCAACAACTGCAATCCGGCCAGACCCGCATGGCGTGCGAAGACCCGGATGCGCCGGAGAATTTCCCGCGCAACCTGTTTGTCTGGCGCTCCAACCTGTTTGGTTCATCGGGCAAGGGGCACGAGTATTTCCTCAAGCATTTTGTCGGCGCGCAGCATGGCATCCAGCAAGGTGACATGGGCGAAACCGGCGGCGAAAAACCGGAAGAAGTGGTCTGGCACGACAAGGCGCCAGAAGGAAAACTGGACCTGATCACCACGCTGGATTTTCGCATGAGCACCACCTGTCTTTATTCAGACATCGTGCTGCCCACCGCCACCTGGTATGAGAAAAACGACCTCAACACCAGCGATATGCATCCGTTTATCCACCCGCTGTCAGCCGCCGTTGACCCGATCTGGCAAAGCCGTAGCGACTGGGAAATCTACAAGGGTTTCGCGAAGAAATTCTCAGAACTCGTCCCCGGCCACCTGGGTCTGGAAAAAGACCTGGTGCTGGTCCCGCTGCAACACGACACCCCGGGCGAACTGGCGCAACCCTTTGACGTGCTGGACTGGAAAAAGGGCGAGTGCGAACTGGTCCCCGGCAAAACCGCACCCAATATGGTGGTGGTCGAACGCGACTACCCCAACGTCTACAAGCGCTTCACCGCCCTGGGCCCTTTGATGAAAAAGCTGGGCAATGGCGGCAAGGGCATCAACTGGAACACCGAGCATGAGGTTGATGGCCTGGGCAAGCTGAACCGGATCGTCACCGAAGAAGGCATCAGCAAGGGCTTGCCGCGCATCGAAACCGACATTGATGCCGCCGAGACCATCATGCAACTGGCGCCGGAAACCAATGGCGAAGTGGCAGTAAAAGCCTGGCAAGCGCTGGAGAAATTCACCGGCCGCCAGCACAGCCACCTGGCCGACGTGCGCGAAGACGAGAAAATCCGCTATCGGGATATCCAGGCGCAACCGCGCAAGATCATCAGTTCGCCCACCTGGTCCGGTATCGAGAGTGAACATGTGAGCTACACCGCCGGTTACACCAACGTGCATGAGCTGATCCCCTGGCGCACGTTGTCGGGCCGGCAGCAGTTTTACCAGGACCACCGCTGGATGATCGACTTTGGCGAAGGCCTTGTGAGCTATCGCCCGCCGATCGACACCCGCACCGTCGCCCCGCTCAAGGGCAAGCACGCCAATGGTTTTCCGGAGATCACCCTCAACTTCATCACGCCGCACCAGAAATGGGGCATCCACTCCACCTACACCGACAACCTGATCATGCTCACGCTCAGCCGCGGCGGGCCGATTGTGTGGCTGTCTGAAGTGGATGCAAAAAAGGTGGGCATTGAAGACAACGACTGGATCGAACTCTTCAACGTCAACGGCGCCATCGCCGCCCGCGCCGTGGTCAGCCAGCGGGTGAAAGAAGGCATGTGCATGATGTACCACGCCCAGGAAAAGATCGTGAACGTGCCGGTGTCTGAAGTCACCAGACACCGCGGCGGCATTCATAACTCCGTCACCCGCGCCGTGCTCAAACCCACGCACATGATTGGCGGCTATGCACAGTTGTCTTACGGCTTTAACTACTACGGCACCGTCGGCTCCAACCGCGACGAATTCGTGATCGTGCGCAAAATGAACCGCGTGAACTGGGCCGATGCCGATGAAGACCACGTGAAAGGGCTTGATCCGGACAAGGCGACGTAA
- the narH gene encoding nitrate reductase subunit beta: MKVRAQIAMVLNLDKCIGCHTCSVTCKNVWTSRLGVEYAWFNNVETKPGVGYPKDWENQEHWNGGWTRKDNGKLKLKQGSRLQILLNLFGNPNLPEIDDYYEPFTFDYEYLQTAPEMKTQPVARPISILTGKRMEKIEWGPNWEEILGGEFAKRSQDYNFESVQKEIYGEFENTFMMYLPRLCEHCLNPACVASCPSGSIYKREEDGIVLIDQDKCRGWRMCVSGCPYKKIYYNWSSGKAEKCIFCYPRIEAGQPTVCSETCVGRIRYLGVLLYDADRIEEAASAENPQSLYEEQLGIFLDPHSEAVREQARKDGVPENWLDAAQHSPVYKMAVEWKIAFPLHPEYRTLPMVWYVPPLSPIQARANAGEVGVNGHIPDVNSLRIPVRYLANLLTAGAEAPVVSALERMLAMRAFFRQRQLEGTDDLPLLDQVNMSLNQVEDMHRYLAIANYEDRFVIPSTHREYAENAYQMRGDCGFSFGNGCSDGTTETSLFGGKMGTKKVFPLKTIAGNSPENTIDH, encoded by the coding sequence ATGAAAGTCCGCGCCCAAATCGCCATGGTGTTGAACCTGGACAAATGCATCGGCTGCCATACCTGTTCGGTCACCTGTAAAAACGTGTGGACCAGCCGGCTGGGCGTGGAATACGCCTGGTTCAACAATGTCGAGACCAAGCCCGGTGTCGGTTACCCCAAAGACTGGGAAAACCAGGAACACTGGAACGGCGGCTGGACGCGCAAGGACAACGGCAAACTCAAGCTCAAGCAAGGCAGCCGGCTGCAGATTCTGCTCAATCTGTTTGGCAACCCCAACCTGCCAGAGATCGACGACTACTACGAGCCGTTCACGTTCGATTACGAATACCTGCAAACCGCGCCAGAGATGAAAACCCAGCCGGTGGCGCGGCCGATTTCCATCCTGACCGGCAAGCGCATGGAAAAGATCGAATGGGGCCCGAACTGGGAGGAAATCCTGGGCGGCGAGTTTGCCAAACGCAGCCAGGACTACAACTTTGAGTCCGTGCAAAAAGAGATCTACGGCGAGTTTGAAAACACCTTCATGATGTACCTGCCGCGCCTGTGCGAGCACTGCCTGAACCCGGCGTGCGTGGCGTCCTGTCCGTCCGGTTCCATCTACAAGCGCGAAGAAGACGGCATTGTGCTGATCGATCAGGACAAATGCCGTGGCTGGCGCATGTGCGTGTCCGGCTGCCCGTACAAGAAGATCTATTACAACTGGTCTTCCGGCAAGGCCGAGAAATGCATCTTCTGCTATCCGCGGATCGAGGCCGGCCAGCCCACCGTGTGTTCAGAAACCTGTGTGGGCCGCATCCGCTATCTGGGTGTGTTGCTGTATGACGCAGACCGTATTGAAGAAGCCGCCAGCGCCGAAAACCCGCAGTCCTTGTACGAGGAACAACTGGGGATTTTCCTCGACCCGCACTCCGAGGCAGTGCGGGAACAGGCGCGCAAGGACGGTGTGCCGGAAAACTGGCTGGACGCCGCGCAGCACTCGCCCGTGTACAAGATGGCGGTGGAATGGAAAATCGCCTTCCCGCTGCACCCGGAATACCGCACCTTGCCCATGGTCTGGTACGTGCCGCCGCTCTCGCCCATCCAGGCCCGCGCCAATGCCGGCGAAGTGGGCGTGAACGGGCATATTCCGGATGTAAACAGCCTGCGCATTCCGGTGCGTTATCTGGCCAACCTGCTCACCGCTGGCGCTGAGGCGCCCGTGGTGTCGGCACTGGAACGCATGCTGGCCATGCGCGCGTTCTTCCGCCAGCGCCAGCTGGAAGGCACGGATGACCTGCCGTTGCTGGATCAGGTCAACATGAGCCTCAACCAGGTGGAGGACATGCACCGTTATCTGGCCATTGCCAATTACGAAGACCGGTTTGTCATCCCCAGCACGCATCGCGAATACGCAGAAAACGCCTACCAGATGCGCGGCGACTGCGGGTTCTCGTTTGGCAATGGTTGTTCTGATGGCACGACAGAAACCAGTTTGTTTGGCGGCAAGATGGGCACCAAGAAAGTCTTCCCGCTCAAGACCATTGCCGGTAACTCGCCGGAGAACACCATTGACCACTGA
- the narJ gene encoding nitrate reductase molybdenum cofactor assembly chaperone: MTTETGPHTLPLRALAALLGYPARDMVAAVVPIHDVLMSSRLLAQPQKERLIPLCTRLATSDLLDAEENWVNLFERGRRTSLHLFEHLHGESRDRGSAMVDLLQTYETAGLYLQDGELPDYLPALLEFCSCVDMKTAQTLIADCAHLLRPLGETLLAKGSDYAAIFEAILQLGRQDGLDWTRAAPPPELEDIDKEWQEEPAFGHQNTRCGNEPVTQTIQFMSQPAARRSGASS; the protein is encoded by the coding sequence TTGACCACTGAAACCGGCCCGCACACCCTGCCCCTGCGCGCGCTGGCGGCCTTGCTGGGTTATCCGGCCCGGGACATGGTCGCGGCGGTGGTGCCCATCCACGACGTGCTGATGAGCAGCCGTTTGCTGGCTCAGCCGCAGAAAGAACGCCTGATCCCGCTGTGCACCCGGCTGGCCACCAGCGATTTGCTGGATGCCGAAGAAAACTGGGTAAACCTGTTTGAGCGCGGCCGGCGTACGTCGTTGCACTTGTTTGAACACCTGCACGGCGAGTCACGCGATCGCGGCTCGGCCATGGTTGATCTGCTGCAAACCTATGAAACCGCCGGCTTGTATCTGCAAGACGGCGAACTGCCGGACTACCTGCCCGCGCTGCTGGAGTTCTGCAGTTGTGTGGACATGAAAACTGCGCAGACCCTGATTGCCGACTGCGCCCACCTGTTGCGCCCGCTGGGTGAAACCCTGCTGGCCAAAGGCAGTGACTACGCCGCCATCTTTGAGGCCATCTTGCAGCTGGGCCGGCAGGACGGGCTGGACTGGACCCGCGCCGCGCCGCCGCCCGAGCTCGAAGACATTGATAAAGAGTGGCAGGAAGAACCCGCCTTTGGCCACCAGAACACCCGTTGCGGTAACGAACCAGTTACCCAGACCATCCAGTTCATGTCCCAACCGGCCGCGCGCCGATCAGGAGCCTCATCATGA
- the narI gene encoding respiratory nitrate reductase subunit gamma — MTDPWWHQFLFGFYPYIALTMFFVGSLVRFDREQYTWESDSSQLLRKHQLRLGSMLFHLGVLVVFFGHLVGFLMPEPIVLALMSPHVHEMMAMVAGGVAGVFALIGITVLAWRRFTEPRIWSNTRTSDVLVLAILWLQLALGLLTVVFSLNKLPGYSFEVLVQYVQGIVTFRPGNADLLIGVPWVYQVHIFLGLTIFLVFPFTRLVHIWSGFASVFYLIRPYQIVRTRRRSLER; from the coding sequence ATGACCGATCCCTGGTGGCATCAGTTTCTGTTCGGGTTTTATCCCTACATTGCGCTGACCATGTTTTTTGTGGGCAGCCTGGTGCGCTTTGACCGCGAGCAATACACGTGGGAAAGCGACTCGTCCCAGCTCTTGCGCAAACACCAGTTGCGGCTGGGCTCCATGCTGTTCCATCTGGGCGTGCTGGTGGTGTTCTTCGGCCATCTGGTCGGGTTCCTGATGCCGGAACCCATCGTACTGGCGCTGATGAGCCCGCATGTGCACGAAATGATGGCCATGGTGGCTGGCGGCGTTGCCGGCGTGTTCGCGCTGATCGGCATTACCGTGCTGGCCTGGCGGCGCTTTACCGAGCCGCGCATCTGGTCCAATACCCGAACGTCTGACGTGCTGGTGCTGGCGATCCTGTGGCTGCAACTGGCATTGGGGCTGTTGACGGTGGTGTTCTCGCTCAACAAGTTGCCCGGTTACAGCTTTGAAGTGCTGGTGCAATACGTGCAAGGCATCGTCACCTTCCGCCCCGGCAATGCCGATCTACTCATCGGCGTGCCCTGGGTCTACCAGGTGCATATCTTCCTGGGGCTGACGATCTTTCTGGTGTTTCCGTTTACCCGTCTGGTTCATATCTGGAGCGGCTTTGCCTCGGTGTTTTACCTGATCCGCCCGTACCAGATTGTCCGCACCCGCCGCCGCAGCCTGGAGCGTTAA
- a CDS encoding peptidylprolyl isomerase, with product MPFATINDVRIEAADLHSLSSAAVEELLRQRAVDVGLLTDDASDDALASALEQLLEQEVHVPVPEAAELARYYEAHQSRYSAGELVWASHILLQMTPGMPVQALLARAEGILHYVQAHPDHFEASARENSNCPSAETGGNLGQLQRGDTVPEFEQSLFADQSVGIWPQLVRTRYGFHILRIDRREPGKVIPLDAITGRVRKDLQRQALDKALAQYISVLAGAAKVEGVTLDQATSPLLN from the coding sequence ATGCCGTTTGCCACCATCAATGATGTCCGTATCGAAGCGGCAGACCTGCACAGCCTGTCCAGTGCGGCGGTAGAAGAACTGTTGCGCCAGCGGGCGGTGGATGTAGGCCTGCTGACCGATGACGCCAGTGACGACGCGCTGGCCAGCGCGCTGGAACAGTTGCTGGAACAGGAAGTCCACGTGCCGGTGCCAGAGGCGGCTGAACTGGCGCGCTACTACGAAGCGCACCAAAGCCGTTACAGCGCCGGTGAACTGGTGTGGGCGTCGCATATTCTCTTGCAGATGACGCCCGGCATGCCGGTTCAGGCTCTGCTGGCCCGCGCCGAAGGCATTTTGCATTACGTGCAGGCGCATCCCGACCACTTTGAAGCCTCTGCCCGCGAGAACTCCAACTGCCCCTCTGCCGAAACCGGCGGCAATCTGGGCCAGTTGCAGCGTGGCGATACCGTGCCGGAGTTCGAACAATCGCTGTTTGCCGATCAATCAGTCGGCATCTGGCCGCAACTGGTCCGTACCCGCTACGGCTTTCATATCCTGCGCATTGACCGGCGGGAGCCGGGCAAGGTCATCCCGCTGGATGCCATTACCGGGCGCGTGCGCAAAGACCTGCAACGCCAGGCGCTGGACAAGGCCCTGGCACAGTACATCAGCGTGCTGGCCGGCGCGGCGAAGGTCGAAGGCGTGACGCTGGATCAGGCCACATCGCCACTCCTGAACTAG
- a CDS encoding bifunctional diguanylate cyclase/phosphodiesterase — MFRSRGLFAFPYAALFALLAGLSVTALLFLAVGQLEYDRVSLDFRQQANERVFAVRDGLDDMAQVLVVINQLFVTVDTPVTREQFHVFSRPLLARYPYVQALNFHRVILDSDRAAYEAQMRKTWPGFTITRLQNGKVEPSPRRPIYTVVDYLEPLAGNEAALGLDVTGNLAERSALANALATGRPASTGLLQLAQGRQSAMSRLGFVMLMPVYARNAPPGSPPIGDTAAVFRAEGLFKTLLDGAGEYDPKTHVDLSIYAGRTADERNLAYRIGSPPPVAPTQGWLPAWLSPHSTEVSASTFTVAGQSWYVVVYAPMPFFVNHVGSLMTLLGGVLLSLLATAWLWRQSMQAVEIRRLVDKRTAALKHANAELMADITERMRVERLLADREREFRALAENSPDAVCRYGRGGEILYMNSHLHQILGKTTDDPNERIPPERFPGNSQKTFLKTLRKVIAMGTDDEVELVIQPPFEVPRTYHILLVAERDADGSVRGALTIGRDITEFKRVQAQLMAHEQDFRTLAENSPDLIVRYDHDTRRLYANQAFADATGQLLSDVVNKPVTEGSVLRNPDAFNATLANVLETGLADVIDVEFGQPLKTWQMRLNPEFDPQGNVVSVLAVGRDITELLAYRQKIHSLAFYDVLTGLPNRALFNDRIAQALVTAQRNSDKVGVMMLDLDRFKTINDTLGHSAGDDLLCETALRLKSCVRASDTVARLGGDEFILVLPGIREETRLSSLASHILGRLAAPMTLEGRELVVTGSIGIAVYPQDGNLAETLVKNADGALYDAKAKGRNNFQFYSREISQRDHERLGLETDLRRSMARGELMVYYQPKFDFSSGEVIGAEALLRWHHPERGWVAPDSFIGIAEDTGLIIEIGEYVLLDACKVAVEWNRSHTRELHVAVNISPRQVQQADIGATVRKALTATGCAPRWLELEMTESLLLKDHAATRSTLETIYAMGVNIAVDDFGTGYSALSYLTHFPITTLKIDSSFIKDVIHKPSSAVLVQSIIAMAHGMGMRVVAEGVETAEQAGWLKAIGCDMGQGYHWGKAVPAAEFMLG; from the coding sequence TTGTTCAGATCCCGCGGGTTGTTTGCTTTTCCCTATGCGGCCCTGTTCGCCTTGCTGGCGGGGCTGTCTGTCACCGCGCTGCTGTTTCTGGCGGTCGGGCAGCTTGAATACGACCGGGTTTCGCTGGATTTCCGGCAGCAAGCCAACGAGCGCGTGTTTGCCGTGCGGGATGGGCTGGATGACATGGCGCAAGTGCTGGTCGTCATCAACCAGCTGTTTGTCACGGTAGACACTCCCGTCACGCGTGAGCAGTTCCACGTCTTTTCCAGGCCCTTGCTGGCGCGCTATCCCTATGTGCAGGCGCTCAACTTTCACCGGGTGATCCTGGATAGTGATCGGGCCGCTTATGAAGCGCAGATGCGCAAGACCTGGCCCGGTTTTACGATCACGCGACTGCAAAACGGCAAGGTCGAGCCCAGCCCGCGCCGGCCGATCTATACCGTGGTGGATTATCTGGAACCGCTGGCGGGTAACGAGGCCGCGCTGGGGCTGGATGTCACGGGCAATCTGGCCGAGCGCAGCGCGCTGGCCAACGCGCTGGCCACCGGCCGGCCGGCGTCTACCGGGCTATTGCAACTGGCGCAGGGGCGGCAAAGCGCCATGTCGCGACTGGGCTTTGTGATGCTGATGCCGGTGTATGCGCGCAATGCGCCACCCGGCTCGCCCCCCATTGGCGACACTGCCGCCGTGTTCCGCGCGGAAGGCCTCTTCAAAACCTTGCTGGACGGCGCGGGCGAGTACGATCCCAAAACGCATGTCGATCTGAGTATTTACGCGGGCAGGACGGCGGATGAGCGCAACCTGGCCTACCGCATTGGCAGCCCGCCGCCAGTGGCGCCGACGCAGGGCTGGTTGCCGGCCTGGTTATCCCCGCACAGCACCGAGGTCAGCGCCAGCACGTTTACCGTCGCCGGGCAGTCCTGGTACGTGGTGGTGTACGCGCCGATGCCGTTCTTTGTGAACCACGTTGGCTCGTTGATGACATTGCTGGGCGGCGTTTTGCTGAGCCTGCTGGCCACGGCCTGGCTGTGGCGGCAATCGATGCAGGCGGTCGAAATCCGCCGGCTGGTCGACAAGCGCACCGCTGCGCTCAAGCATGCCAACGCCGAACTGATGGCCGATATCACTGAGCGCATGCGCGTTGAGCGGCTGCTGGCAGACCGTGAACGCGAGTTCCGCGCGCTGGCCGAGAACTCGCCCGACGCGGTATGCCGCTACGGGCGGGGTGGCGAGATTCTGTATATGAACTCGCACCTGCACCAGATTCTGGGCAAGACCACGGACGATCCCAACGAGCGCATTCCGCCCGAGCGGTTTCCCGGTAATAGCCAGAAAACCTTTCTGAAGACCCTGCGCAAAGTGATCGCCATGGGCACGGACGATGAGGTGGAACTGGTGATCCAGCCGCCTTTTGAGGTGCCGCGCACGTATCACATCTTGCTGGTGGCCGAACGCGATGCCGATGGCAGCGTACGCGGCGCGCTGACCATTGGCCGCGACATTACCGAGTTCAAGCGCGTGCAGGCGCAATTGATGGCGCACGAGCAGGATTTCCGCACGCTGGCAGAGAACTCGCCCGACCTGATCGTGCGGTACGACCACGACACGCGCCGGCTTTACGCCAACCAGGCATTTGCCGATGCCACCGGCCAGTTATTGAGCGACGTTGTGAACAAGCCAGTGACCGAGGGCTCGGTGCTGCGCAATCCGGATGCCTTCAATGCCACGCTGGCCAATGTGCTGGAAACCGGGCTGGCCGATGTCATTGACGTTGAATTTGGCCAGCCGCTGAAAACCTGGCAAATGCGGCTGAACCCGGAATTCGACCCACAAGGCAATGTGGTGTCGGTGCTGGCCGTCGGGCGCGATATCACCGAGTTGCTGGCGTATCGCCAGAAAATCCACTCGCTGGCTTTCTACGATGTGCTGACCGGGCTGCCCAACCGCGCCTTGTTCAACGACCGCATCGCCCAGGCGCTGGTGACAGCGCAACGCAACAGCGACAAGGTCGGCGTGATGATGCTGGATCTGGACCGCTTCAAGACCATCAACGATACGCTGGGGCATTCGGCCGGTGATGACCTGTTGTGCGAAACCGCGCTGCGCCTGAAAAGCTGCGTGCGCGCGTCTGATACCGTGGCGCGGCTGGGGGGGGACGAGTTCATCCTGGTCTTGCCGGGCATTCGCGAAGAAACGCGCCTCAGTTCACTGGCCAGCCATATCCTGGGCCGGCTAGCCGCCCCCATGACGCTGGAAGGGCGCGAGCTGGTGGTGACCGGCAGTATCGGCATTGCGGTCTACCCGCAAGACGGCAACTTGGCGGAAACGCTGGTCAAGAATGCCGACGGCGCGCTGTATGACGCCAAAGCCAAGGGCCGCAACAACTTCCAGTTTTACTCCAGGGAAATCAGCCAGCGCGATCATGAACGGCTGGGACTGGAGACCGATCTGCGCCGCAGCATGGCCCGTGGCGAGCTGATGGTGTATTACCAGCCCAAATTTGATTTCAGCAGCGGCGAAGTGATCGGCGCCGAGGCCTTGCTGCGCTGGCATCACCCCGAGCGCGGCTGGGTGGCGCCGGACAGCTTTATCGGCATTGCCGAAGATACCGGGCTGATCATCGAGATTGGCGAATATGTGCTGCTGGATGCCTGCAAGGTGGCGGTTGAGTGGAACCGCAGCCACACGCGCGAACTGCATGTGGCGGTGAATATCTCGCCGCGCCAGGTGCAGCAAGCCGACATTGGCGCCACCGTGCGCAAGGCACTGACGGCGACCGGCTGTGCCCCGCGCTGGCTGGAACTGGAAATGACCGAAAGCCTGCTGCTGAAAGATCACGCCGCCACGCGCAGCACGCTGGAAACCATTTACGCCATGGGCGTGAACATTGCGGTGGATGACTTCGGTACGGGGTACTCCGCGCTCAGTTATCTGACGCATTTCCCCATTACCACGCTCAAGATCGACAGCTCGTTCATCAAGGACGTGATCCACAAGCCCTCCAGCGCAGTGCTGGTGCAGTCCATCATTGCCATGGCGCATGGCATGGGTATGCGGGTGGTGGCTGAAGGCGTGGAAACCGCCGAGCAGGCCGGCTGGCTGAAGGCGATCGGCTGCGATATGGGGCAGGGCTATCACTGGGGCAAGGCGGTGCCCGCTGCCGAATTCATGCTGGGCTAA